From a region of the Actinomadura luzonensis genome:
- a CDS encoding helix-turn-helix transcriptional regulator, with the protein MRNEYRTGSDPLETLGLDPAQRALYTAILRLHRATRTDIAQVMDGPEEKVGRQLDDLVKLGVVDERSGEYLARHPAAALGRVIAQRLDRLAEESRMIDSAFGSIRSLIRDYDAGRDYQSGSFTVELASGADMLYESVVGIAVQSPGMELITAIPDERTITDFVRKFADPWIDAQKRKLLTVRAVIPVDTLALPGVRAQLTELIETGGQVRTLHRVPSWFMTIGMEVAGLPPYWGGNLPDHAYNFYLVRTPIVVGVLRALFDELWARAVPLPWGRKVDGMVQVLRLAAQGMCDDSIARQLGVSVRTVRARFADAMAELGTQSRFHAGVEATRRGWLS; encoded by the coding sequence ATGCGCAACGAGTACCGCACCGGGTCAGATCCGCTAGAGACGCTGGGCCTCGACCCTGCCCAGCGCGCGCTGTACACGGCCATCCTGCGGCTGCACCGAGCCACGCGCACGGACATCGCGCAGGTCATGGACGGACCGGAGGAGAAGGTCGGCCGCCAGCTCGACGACCTGGTCAAACTCGGGGTGGTGGACGAACGCTCGGGCGAGTACCTGGCCAGGCACCCGGCCGCCGCCCTCGGCCGGGTGATCGCGCAACGCCTCGACCGGCTGGCCGAGGAGAGCCGGATGATCGACTCCGCCTTCGGCTCGATCCGCAGCCTCATCCGCGACTACGACGCCGGCCGCGACTACCAGAGCGGCTCCTTCACCGTGGAGCTGGCGAGCGGCGCGGACATGCTCTACGAAAGCGTCGTCGGCATCGCCGTGCAGTCGCCGGGCATGGAATTAATCACCGCTATACCGGACGAGCGCACCATAACGGATTTTGTTCGGAAATTTGCGGATCCATGGATCGACGCGCAAAAACGAAAACTCCTCACGGTGCGCGCCGTCATCCCCGTTGACACCCTCGCGCTGCCCGGCGTCCGCGCCCAGCTCACCGAGCTCATCGAGACCGGCGGCCAGGTGCGCACCCTGCACCGGGTGCCGAGCTGGTTCATGACGATCGGCATGGAGGTGGCGGGCCTGCCGCCGTACTGGGGCGGCAACCTGCCCGACCACGCCTACAACTTCTACCTGGTCCGCACCCCGATCGTCGTCGGCGTGCTGCGCGCGCTGTTCGACGAGCTGTGGGCGCGGGCCGTGCCGCTCCCCTGGGGCCGCAAGGTCGACGGCATGGTGCAGGTGCTGCGGCTGGCCGCGCAGGGCATGTGCGACGACTCGATCGCCCGCCAGCTCGGCGTCTCGGTCCGGACGGTGCGGGCCAGGTTCGCCGACGCCATGGCCGAGCTGGGCACCCAGTCGCGGTTCCACGCGGGGGTGGAGGCGACCAGGCGCGGCTGGCTGAGCTGA
- the guaB gene encoding IMP dehydrogenase — MSKFTETGLTFDDVLLVPAYSDLQPGEADTVSRLSRGITLSIPLVSAAMDTVTEARMAVAMARQGGIGVLHRNLAVEEQAQQVDLVKRSEAGMVTNPVTCSPDDTLADVERLCATYRISGVPVTDVSGALVGIVTNRDMRFETDQSRPVREVMTKMPLVTAPVGVSRDEAFALLRQNKIEKLPLVDADGRLRGLITVKDFTKSEQYPLSTKDADGRLLVGAAVGVGGDAELRAKALIEAGVDVIVVDVAHGHSKGLADMVAKLKANSKVQVIGGNVATRAGAQMLVDAGADAVKVGVGPGSICTTRVVAGVGAPQVTAIHEASKACAPAGVPVIGDGGLQYSGDIVKAIAAGADTVMLGSLLAGCEESPGELIFINGKQFKSYRGMGSLGAVRNRERGGTSFSKDRYAQADVGGEDKYIPEGIEGQVPYRGPVAAVAHQLVGGLRQGMWYAGCRTIEQMHTDGQLMPITAAGLKESHPHDIQMTVEAPNYHRR, encoded by the coding sequence ATGTCCAAGTTCACCGAGACCGGACTGACCTTCGACGACGTCTTGCTGGTTCCGGCGTACTCAGACCTGCAGCCGGGCGAGGCCGACACGGTCTCGCGCCTGTCGCGCGGCATCACGCTGTCCATCCCGCTGGTCTCGGCCGCCATGGACACCGTCACCGAGGCCCGCATGGCGGTGGCCATGGCCCGGCAGGGCGGCATCGGCGTCCTGCACCGCAACCTCGCGGTCGAGGAGCAGGCCCAGCAGGTCGACCTGGTCAAGCGGTCCGAGGCCGGCATGGTGACCAACCCCGTCACCTGCAGCCCCGACGACACGCTCGCCGACGTGGAGCGGCTGTGCGCGACGTACCGGATCTCGGGGGTGCCCGTGACCGACGTCTCGGGCGCGCTCGTCGGCATCGTCACCAACCGCGACATGCGCTTCGAGACCGACCAGTCGCGCCCGGTGCGCGAGGTCATGACGAAGATGCCGCTGGTCACCGCGCCGGTCGGGGTGTCGCGCGACGAGGCGTTCGCGCTGCTGCGGCAGAACAAGATCGAGAAGCTGCCGCTGGTCGACGCCGACGGCCGGCTGCGCGGCCTGATCACGGTCAAGGACTTCACCAAGAGCGAGCAGTACCCGCTGTCCACCAAGGACGCCGACGGCCGCCTGCTCGTCGGCGCGGCCGTGGGGGTCGGCGGCGACGCCGAGCTGCGCGCCAAGGCGCTCATCGAGGCCGGCGTCGACGTCATCGTCGTGGACGTCGCGCACGGCCACTCCAAGGGCCTGGCCGACATGGTCGCCAAGCTCAAGGCCAACAGCAAGGTCCAGGTGATCGGCGGCAACGTCGCCACCAGGGCGGGCGCCCAGATGCTGGTCGACGCGGGCGCCGACGCGGTCAAGGTCGGGGTCGGCCCCGGCTCGATCTGCACCACCCGGGTGGTGGCCGGGGTGGGCGCGCCGCAGGTCACGGCCATCCACGAGGCGTCCAAGGCGTGCGCGCCCGCGGGCGTGCCGGTGATCGGCGACGGCGGTCTCCAGTACTCCGGCGACATCGTCAAGGCGATCGCGGCCGGCGCCGACACGGTCATGCTGGGCTCGCTGCTGGCCGGCTGCGAGGAGTCGCCCGGCGAGCTGATCTTCATCAACGGCAAGCAGTTCAAGTCGTACCGGGGCATGGGGTCGCTCGGCGCGGTGCGCAACCGCGAGCGCGGCGGCACCTCCTTCAGCAAGGACCGCTACGCGCAGGCCGACGTGGGCGGCGAGGACAAGTACATCCCCGAGGGCATCGAGGGCCAGGTGCCCTACCGCGGCCCGGTGGCGGCCGTCGCGCACCAGCTCGTCGGCGGCCTGCGCCAGGGCATGTGGTACGCGGGATGCCGCACGATCGAGCAGATGCACACCGACGGGCAGCTCATGCCGATCACCGCGGCGGGCCTCAAGGAGAGCCACCCCCACGACATCCAGATGACCGTGGAAGCTCCGAACTATCACAGAAGGTAA